TTATCAATAGAGCGCGCCGAACGCCAGCGTTATCGTAACGGCTATGCGTGTCGTTCTCCCGCGAAAGCGGAAGCCCAGCGCCAGGCAGCGCGGCGTTCGCGGCTCTGGACCCCCGCGTTCGCGGGGGAACGAATACTCAGACCGCCGGATAGCGGAGCCGGCCGATGAAGCGCGACAGGCTCGGCCGGTAGGCGGCGCGCGCGAGCACGCCCGCCTTGGTCTTCTCGAAGCGCATGATGCCCTCGATCCGCCGCGCGAGGAACGCGCGCGTGTCGGCCCAGCCTTCGCTCTCGTCGTCGAGGAACACGCTCATCGTCGCGGCATAGATCGCGGCGAGGATCGTGCGCTTGGTGTAGTGGTTGTAATCGGTCGCGGTGTCGCCGGCCGCGCGCCAGATCGTATCCGCCGCCGACCAGCCGAGCTTGGCGCCGGTGGCGAGGTTCTGCGGCATCGCCAGGATCGCGAACGCGCGGCGCAGCGCCTCGCGGTTGGGCGCGACGATCTCGAGCCGCGCCTCGACCAGAGCGGTGATGCGCGCGCGGATCTTCATCGTCGCGATCGTCGCGGGCGGCAGGCGTTCGGCCATATCCGCGTCTATGCTGCGGAACCACGCCGCGATCATCTCGGTCTGGCCGGGCAGCGCGAGCAACGCGACGTCGCGATCGACGCCGGCGCCATCGGCGGCGGCATCGCGCGCGGCGGCACCCCAGCCGTCGAACGCGGCGTTGGCGGCGATCAGCGGCGCGAGGCCGATCGCGATCTCGTCGAGCGTGGCGTCTTCGGGGATAATCGGCATCATAGGTCTCCGCCCGTATTCTGGTGCTTGGCGTTGTCGGTTGCAACCGGTGTGCCCCGCTCGCGCACCATTACCAGCGCGAGCGCGACGAGCAGGGCGCCGATGATGTCCGCCGGGCCGAGCGCCTCGCCATACCACAGCCAGCCGACCGTCGCCCCGACGATCGGCTGGACCAGCAGCGCGAGGCCGATCACCAGCGGCGAGAAGCGACCGAGCGACAGCATCATCAGGCTTTGCCCGAGGATCTGGCTGGCGAACGCGAGCCCGACCAGCGGCCCCCAATGGTGTGGCATCACGCGCTCGCCCAGCGCGAGCGCGAACAGCAGCGTCGGCAGCACGCTCATCACCGTCGACAGTGCAAGCGCCGGCATCGGCGGCGTGGTCTCGCGAACGCGCGCCATCAGCGCGAGGAAAACGGTGTAGAACAGCCCCGCGAGGATGCAGAGCAGATCGCCGGCGAGGTGGCGCGGATCGAGCCGGTAGGATTGCCCCATCAGCAGCAGAGCGCCGACGAACGCGAGCAGCAGCGCGCCCGCCTGCATTCGCGTCGGCAGCATGCGCGCGGCGACGAAGCCGTAGATCGGGAAGAGGATCGTCGTCGAATTGCCGAACAGCGACGCATTGGCGAGCGTGGTGCGCAGGATGCCGAGGTGCCAGCTCGCCAGATCGGCCGCGAAGCAGATCGCGCCGAACCCGGTCATCGCCCACAGCCGCCACGACCATGCCGCCGGCCGCCAGCCCGAGCGCAGCGACAGCGCGACCAGCACCGGCGTCGCCAGCGCCAGCCGCCAGAATGCCGCCGCGACCGGCCCGGTATCGGCGAGGCGCACGAACCACGGGCCGAACGCGATCGCGACATTGCCGCCGATCAGCGCCGCGAACGCCAGCGCACCGCCGGTTTGCGGTGCAGCAGAAATTCTTGGGGAGGCCGGGCGATGCATGCCGCCCCTTAGCGCCCTATCTCCACCGCGTCAGGCAACAAAAGGAATGTGCCGCTTTATGGTTTCGCTCTTCGACCCGATCGCCCTCGGCGATATCCAGGCTCCCAACCGCGTGCTGATGGCGCCGCTGACGCGCGGCCGCGCGACGCGCGAGCATGTGCCGACCGGGATCATGATCGACTATTACCGCCAGCGCGCGAGCGCGGGGCTCATCATCAGCGAGGCGACCGGCATTTCGCGGCAGGGGCTGGGCTGGCCCTATGCTCCCGGTCTTTGGAGCGATGAGCAGGTCGCGGCATGGCGGCCCGTCACCGCCGCCGTCCATGAGGCCGGCGGTCGTATCGTCGCGCAACTCTGGCACATGGGCCGGCAGGTGCATTCGTCGGTGACCGGCGAGCAGCCGGTGTCCTCGTCCGCGACCAGAACGGAATGCCATATGCATACCTATGAGGGTCGCCAGCCGTCCGAAACCGCCCGCCCGCTTCGGCTCGACGAGATTCCCGGCATCCTCGACGATTACGAGCGTGCCACGCGCAACGCCCTCGCCGCCGGGTTCGACGGGGTGCAGATCCACGCCGCCAATGGCTATCTGATCGACCAGTTCCTGCGCGACAACGCCAATTTCCGCGACGACCGCTATGGCGGATCGATCGAGAACCGCACGCGGCTGCTGCGCGAAGTGACCGAGCGGGTCATCTCGGTGGCGGGTGCGGGGCGGACCTCGGTGCGGCTGTCGCCCAATGGTGATTCGCAGGGCGTCGACGACAGCAATCCCGAGCCGCTGTTCACCTATGCCGCCAAGCTGCTGTCCGATCTCGGCATCGGCTTCCTCGAGCTTCGCGAGCCCGGCCCCGACGGCACCTTCGGCAAGACCGACGTGCCCAAGCTGTCGCCGGCGATCCGCAAGGTGTTCGCGCGCCCGCTGGTGGTCAATTCGGATTACGACACGGCGCAAGCGGCGCAGGCGGTGATCGATTCGGGCGTGGCCGATGCGGTGGCGTTCGGGCGGACCTTCCTCGCCAATCCCGATCTGCCCGAGCGACTGAAAACGGGCGCGCCGCTCAACACGTCAGACATGGCGACGTGGTACAGCCAGGGCGAGGCGGGCTATACCGACTATCCGGCGCTATCGGCCGAAACCGTCGCGGCGTGACCTCGACTCCCGTCACCCCAGCTTGCGCTGGGGTGACGGTCTGGATCAGGCGAAGCGCTCGCGCAGCGCGAGCATGGCGAGCGCGGCCTTGGCAGCCTCGCCGCCCTTGTCCTTCTCGGTCGGCTTGGCGCGGGTGAGCGCCTGCGCCTCGTTCTCGGTGGTGAGGATGCCGTTGCCGATCGCGAGGCCGTCCATCGACAGCGCCATCAGCCCGCGCGCGCTCTCACCCGCGACGATCTCGAAATGATAGGTCTCGCCGCGGATCACCACGCCGATCGCGACATAGGCGTCGTAGCGGCCGCTCTCCGCCGCGAGGCCGATCGCGCCGGGCAGTTCGAGCGCGCCGGGGACGGTGATCGTCTCGTGGCTGTGCCCGGCTTCTTCGATCGCGGCGCGTGCGCCTTCGAGCAGCAGGTCGTTGAGATGCGTGTAGAAACGCGCTTCGACGATCAGAACCCGCGCCATCAGGCGTCTCTCTCGACAACGCGTTCGACTTCGCGTTCGCCGACGATCGACAGGCCATAGCCTTCGAGTGCGACGAGCGTTTGGCGCGTGTTGGTGAGCAGCACCATGTCGTGGACCCCCAGTTCGGCGAGTATCTGCGCGCCCACGCCGTAGTCGCGCAGTTCCTCTGCCCCGTTCTCGAACGCGCCGGTCTTGTGGGCTTCCATCTGGCGCGAGGCGAAATTGGGCATCGACCGGTTGATGATGACGACCACGCCGTTGCCCTCTTCGGCGATCATCTTCATCGCGCCGGCGAGCAGCCCTTCGCGACCCGAGCGCTCGCCGAACGTGTCGGCGAACAGCGACAGCGTGTGCATGCGCACCAAAGTCGGCTTAGTCGGATCGATACTGCCCTTGACGAGCGCCATCGTCTCCGAGCCGATCGCCTTGTTGTAGAAGCTGATCGCGGTCCAGTCGCCGCCCCAGCGGCTGCTGAAGCGCATTTCGGTGCGGCGTTCGAGCAGGTGATCGTGACGGCGGCGATAGGCGATCAGGTCGCGGATCGTGCCGATCTTGAGGTTGTGGCGCTGGGCGAAGGCGACGAGATCGTCGAGCCGCGCCATCGTGCCGTCATCATTCATGACTTCGCAGATCACGCCCGACGGATTGAGCCCGGCGAGCCGCGAAACATCGACCGCGGCCTCGGTATGGCCGGCGCGGATCAGCACGCCGCCGCGCTTGGCGACGAGCGGGAAGACGTGGCCGGGGGTGACGATGTCCTCGCGCCCGCGGCTGCCGTCGATCGCGACCGCGACGGTGCGCGCACGGTCGGCGGCGGAGATGCCGGTGGTGACGCCTTCCTTCGCTTCGATCGAGATGGTGAACGCGGTCTCGTGGCGGGTGCCGTTGTTGCGGCTCATCAGATCGAGCCCGAGCTGATCGACCCGCTCCTTGGACAGCGCGAGGCAGATCAGCCCGCGCCCGTGAGTCGCCATGAAGTTGATCGCATCGGGAGTCGCCATCTGCGCGGGGATGATGAGATCACCCTCGTTCTCGCGGTCCTCGTCGTCGACGAGGATGTACATGCGGCCGTTGCGCGCCTCGTCGATGATCTCCTCAGGCGACGAGAGGAAGCCGTGGCGTAGACGGTGCAGGTCACCGGAGCGGGGTTCAACGTTTTGCACGATAGTCTTCCATCCGTTGGAGGTAGCGGGCGAGCACGTCGATCTCGATGTTCATCGTGTCGCCCGGACGTGCCGCGCCGATCGCGGTGACGTCCGCGGTATGCGGGATGATGTTGACGCCGATGCGGACGCCCCCACCTTCATTGGCGGGCGTGTCCTCGACGCTGTTGACGGTCAGCGAGATGCCGTCGAGCGTGATCGAACCCTTCTCGGCCATGTAGGGCGCGATCTCCGGCCCCGCGAGAATGGTGATCCGCTTCGAGCCGCCCTCGTCATGGAGATCGACGATCGTGCCGGTGCCGTCGACATGGCCGGTGACGATATGCCCGCCGAGTTCGTCGCCGAGCTTCAGCGCGCGTTCGAGGTTGAGCCGGCGCCCTTCGGTCCATTGCCCCTGCGCGGTGCGTGACACAGTTTCGCCCGACACGTCGACCGCGAACCAGCCCGGCGCCTTGTCGACCACCGTCAGGCACACGCCCGAACAGGAGATCGACGCGCCAAGATCGATGTCGGCGGTATCATAGGACGTGGCGATGCGGATGCGCGTGTCGCCGCGCGGTTCG
This genomic stretch from Sphingomonas panacis harbors:
- a CDS encoding COQ9 family protein, coding for MPIIPEDATLDEIAIGLAPLIAANAAFDGWGAAARDAAADGAGVDRDVALLALPGQTEMIAAWFRSIDADMAERLPPATIATMKIRARITALVEARLEIVAPNREALRRAFAILAMPQNLATGAKLGWSAADTIWRAAGDTATDYNHYTKRTILAAIYAATMSVFLDDESEGWADTRAFLARRIEGIMRFEKTKAGVLARAAYRPSLSRFIGRLRYPAV
- a CDS encoding DMT family transporter, producing the protein MHRPASPRISAAPQTGGALAFAALIGGNVAIAFGPWFVRLADTGPVAAAFWRLALATPVLVALSLRSGWRPAAWSWRLWAMTGFGAICFAADLASWHLGILRTTLANASLFGNSTTILFPIYGFVAARMLPTRMQAGALLLAFVGALLLMGQSYRLDPRHLAGDLLCILAGLFYTVFLALMARVRETTPPMPALALSTVMSVLPTLLFALALGERVMPHHWGPLVGLAFASQILGQSLMMLSLGRFSPLVIGLALLVQPIVGATVGWLWYGEALGPADIIGALLVALALVMVRERGTPVATDNAKHQNTGGDL
- a CDS encoding alkene reductase, which codes for MVSLFDPIALGDIQAPNRVLMAPLTRGRATREHVPTGIMIDYYRQRASAGLIISEATGISRQGLGWPYAPGLWSDEQVAAWRPVTAAVHEAGGRIVAQLWHMGRQVHSSVTGEQPVSSSATRTECHMHTYEGRQPSETARPLRLDEIPGILDDYERATRNALAAGFDGVQIHAANGYLIDQFLRDNANFRDDRYGGSIENRTRLLREVTERVISVAGAGRTSVRLSPNGDSQGVDDSNPEPLFTYAAKLLSDLGIGFLELREPGPDGTFGKTDVPKLSPAIRKVFARPLVVNSDYDTAQAAQAVIDSGVADAVAFGRTFLANPDLPERLKTGAPLNTSDMATWYSQGEAGYTDYPALSAETVAA
- the ribH gene encoding 6,7-dimethyl-8-ribityllumazine synthase — protein: MARVLIVEARFYTHLNDLLLEGARAAIEEAGHSHETITVPGALELPGAIGLAAESGRYDAYVAIGVVIRGETYHFEIVAGESARGLMALSMDGLAIGNGILTTENEAQALTRAKPTEKDKGGEAAKAALAMLALRERFA
- the ribB gene encoding 3,4-dihydroxy-2-butanone-4-phosphate synthase: MQNVEPRSGDLHRLRHGFLSSPEEIIDEARNGRMYILVDDEDRENEGDLIIPAQMATPDAINFMATHGRGLICLALSKERVDQLGLDLMSRNNGTRHETAFTISIEAKEGVTTGISAADRARTVAVAIDGSRGREDIVTPGHVFPLVAKRGGVLIRAGHTEAAVDVSRLAGLNPSGVICEVMNDDGTMARLDDLVAFAQRHNLKIGTIRDLIAYRRRHDHLLERRTEMRFSSRWGGDWTAISFYNKAIGSETMALVKGSIDPTKPTLVRMHTLSLFADTFGERSGREGLLAGAMKMIAEEGNGVVVIINRSMPNFASRQMEAHKTGAFENGAEELRDYGVGAQILAELGVHDMVLLTNTRQTLVALEGYGLSIVGEREVERVVERDA
- a CDS encoding riboflavin synthase; this encodes MFTGIITDVGTIEAVEPRGDTRIRIATSYDTADIDLGASISCSGVCLTVVDKAPGWFAVDVSGETVSRTAQGQWTEGRRLNLERALKLGDELGGHIVTGHVDGTGTIVDLHDEGGSKRITILAGPEIAPYMAEKGSITLDGISLTVNSVEDTPANEGGGVRIGVNIIPHTADVTAIGAARPGDTMNIEIDVLARYLQRMEDYRAKR